The Triticum aestivum cultivar Chinese Spring chromosome 3A, IWGSC CS RefSeq v2.1, whole genome shotgun sequence genome includes a region encoding these proteins:
- the LOC123057958 gene encoding uncharacterized protein, translating to MEEEEAAGVRKRKRGGEAVALVSGGEAGLVEGGGGFSWKEAEMEEGEGEEYEGIAEESVEEVMRWLELEISSSPGKPGGGDDGFVTINGNEESCGPSFSAAASTVMASVDTRAGAPPPPTAIPWPWPEPNNDTTKPAAADGNDDDADMAELVDEEWLVELLTGGGPALEVE from the coding sequence atggaggaggaggaggccgccggcgtgAGGAAGCGGAAGCGCGGCGGGGAGGCCGTGGCCCTGGTGTCCGGCGGGGAGGCGGGGCTCGTCGAGGGAGGTGGTGGCTTCTCCTGGAAGGAGGCGGagatggaggagggggagggggaggagtacGAGGGCATCGCGGAGGAGTCGGTGGAGGAGGTGATGCGGTGGCTGGAGCTGGAGATCTCCTCCTCGCCGGGGaagcccggcggcggcgacgacgggttCGTGACCATCAACGGCAACGAGGAGAGCTGCGGCCCGTCCTTCTCCGCCGCGGCGTCCACCGTCATGGCCTCCGTGGACACGCGCGCGGGCGCCCCGCCGCCCCCGACGGCCATCCCCTGGCCGTGGCCCGAGCCCAACAACGACACCACCaagccggcggcggcggacggcaacGACGACGACGCGGACATGGCGGAGCTCGTCGACGAGGAGTGGCTGGTGGAGCTGCTGACCGGCGGCGGGCCCGCGCTGGAGGTAGAGTAG
- the LOC123060353 gene encoding NDR1/HIN1-like protein 2: protein MSSNGKPNPQPPAAAAAATNGAGAGGPPKMYQRPIYRPQGPAKGRRGGRSSCRFSCCCCFFWAVLVVLLLALVAAVAGGGFYLLYRPHRPAFTLSVARVNKLSLSSSATAPALTDSIDFTLTAKNPNKKLVYLYDDFTVTAATAANAVPLGEATVPGFLHEANNITVIKATVTAAALGVDPTAASSDIKKSGTFAITLDLETKAGVKVGGLKTKKIGIQVHCDGIKVAAPAAAPAPAKKKGVKLTVAKAPSKAPAAVEAPEPSAAVDDATTSPPAATTVARVCQVRIRVKIWKWTF from the coding sequence ATGTCTTCCAACGGCAAGCCCAACCCgcagccccccgccgccgccgccgcggccaccaacggcgcgggcgcgggcgggccgCCCAAGATGTACCAGCGCCCCATCTACCGCCCGCAGGGCCCCGCAAAGGGCCGCCGCGGGGGCCGCTCCTCCTGCCGcttcagctgctgctgctgcttcttctggGCCGTGCTCGTCGTGCTCCTCCTggccctcgtcgccgccgtcgccggcggcggcttCTACCTCCTCTACCGCCCCCACCGCCCGGCCTTCACCCTCTCCGTGGCGCGCGTCAACAAGCTCAGCCTCTCCAGCTCCGCCACGGCGCCCGCGCTCACCGACTCCATCGACTTCACGCTCACCGCCAAGAACCCCAACAAGAAGCTCGTCTACCTGTACGACGACTTCACCGTCACCGCCGCCACGGCCGCCAACGCCGTGCCGCTCGGGGAGGCGACCGTGCCGGGGTTCCTGCACGAGGCCAACAACATCACCGTCATCAAGGCCACCGTCACCGCGGCCGCGCTCGGGGTCGACCCCACCGCCGCCAGCTCCGACATCAAGAAGTCGGGCACCTTCGCCATCACCCTCGACCTGGAGACCAAGGCCGGCGTCAAGGTGGGCGGGCTCAAGACCAAGAAGATCGGCATCCAGGTGCACTGCGACGGCATCAAGGTGGCCGCGCCCGCCGCGGCGCCCGcgccggcgaagaagaagggggtgAAGCTCACCGTCGCCAAGGCGCCGTCGAAGGCGCCGGCCGCCGTGGAGGCCCCGGAGCCGTCCGCGGCCGTCGACGACGCGACAACCTCGCCCCCGGCGGCGACCACCGTCGCGCGCGTGTGCCAGGTCAGGATCCGAGTCAAGATCTGGAAGTGGACCTTCTAG